From the genome of Chloroflexota bacterium:
CGCGGGAAACTGTTTCTTCAAATCGTCCGCGCTCAACGTCGGCACAAGCGCGACCAACTCGCGATACGCGGCGTCCAAGTCGGCGCGCAGTTGCGCGAGCGGCGCATCGCGCAAGCGTTCGGCTTCGCGACGATTGAAGAACGAGTACGACGGTGCGCGCGGCGAGGCGAGCCGCTTGCGTTTTTTGTACGACCGGACGTGCTTCAGCGCGAGATCGAGATACGCGAATACGTGTCCCAGCACATCTTTCAAATTCCACTTG
Proteins encoded in this window:
- a CDS encoding DinB family protein is translated as MKQPRLTLDERLELAWREWNDALAGLDDADFERMVYHKWNLKDVLGHVFAYLDLALKHVRSYKKRKRLASPRAPSYSFFNRREAERLRDAPLAQLRADLDAAYRELVALVPTLSADDLKKQFPAQWTNSKYKTTLRYQLRETAEHMRIHAGEVKAWRKHNRVRS